A window of Longibacter salinarum contains these coding sequences:
- a CDS encoding S41 family peptidase has translation MQRTVFVVLGSLLLLGAGLLGGIWLSEFRLSRSTPDEYRLVEEAVQAIESAYVDSVARDRLSGYAIEGFLTSLDPHSVYIGPERMKAVREQFNASFEGIGVTYELIDGPTDRDTIGVLSVLPDGPSEEAGIWAGDRIVAINGDPAVGLSHETIQNRLKGPEGSTVELTLRRPGRSDLVQVAVTRDDVPIATLDAAYMLDGTTGYIKINRFAQTTYREFSHALSRLETRGMQRLVLDLRGNAGGYMQMAERIADDFLKEGQVIVSARSRHKKYTQTTEASSGGAFEDRPLTVLVDEHSASASEIVAGALQDHDRALIIGRRTFGKGLVQREFRLEDGSGLRVTIARFYTPTGRLIQTDYANGRRDYYERKAKRLSRDTIRSREELVATMPDSLKYRTDAGRVVLGGGGIIPDHIVPPDTSLHPFIGDIMRGGVMRDFAREWVDGRTSELRTAWGDRPEAFAREYTVPETAFPALVQYARSRGITETVNPAPEDDLLANAPVGMYADALLKSYVGRRLFGMEMWIRVRNEIDPVVHEARKSWGDAELLASRYPVNR, from the coding sequence ATGCAGCGCACCGTTTTTGTCGTCCTCGGCAGTCTCTTATTGCTGGGGGCTGGACTGCTTGGAGGCATCTGGCTGAGTGAGTTTCGACTTTCACGATCGACTCCAGACGAATATCGCCTGGTGGAAGAGGCCGTCCAGGCGATCGAGAGTGCGTATGTTGATTCCGTAGCGCGCGACCGCCTGTCCGGTTACGCCATCGAGGGGTTTTTGACGTCGCTAGACCCCCATTCCGTCTACATCGGCCCGGAACGTATGAAAGCGGTACGGGAGCAGTTCAACGCCTCGTTTGAGGGGATTGGCGTAACATATGAGCTGATCGATGGACCAACCGACCGCGATACCATCGGTGTCCTTTCTGTTTTACCGGACGGACCCAGTGAGGAAGCCGGCATCTGGGCTGGCGACCGGATTGTTGCGATCAATGGTGACCCCGCTGTGGGACTGTCGCACGAAACGATACAGAATCGCCTCAAGGGACCGGAGGGATCGACGGTCGAATTGACGCTTCGTCGGCCCGGGCGATCGGATCTCGTGCAGGTGGCTGTCACTCGCGACGACGTTCCGATTGCTACGCTCGACGCCGCGTACATGCTGGATGGCACGACGGGCTATATCAAAATCAACCGGTTCGCGCAGACGACGTATCGCGAGTTCTCGCATGCGCTTTCACGTCTTGAGACGCGCGGCATGCAACGCCTTGTGCTGGATCTTCGAGGCAACGCGGGCGGCTACATGCAGATGGCGGAGCGGATCGCGGACGATTTTCTAAAAGAAGGTCAGGTCATCGTCTCGGCGCGGAGCCGTCATAAAAAGTATACCCAGACCACCGAAGCCAGTAGTGGAGGTGCGTTCGAAGACCGCCCTTTGACCGTGCTCGTTGATGAGCACTCGGCGTCGGCGAGCGAGATTGTGGCTGGCGCCCTCCAGGATCATGATCGTGCGCTGATTATCGGGCGCAGAACCTTCGGGAAGGGCCTGGTTCAGCGCGAATTCCGGCTCGAAGATGGCAGCGGATTGCGCGTGACAATAGCGCGGTTTTATACGCCGACGGGTCGTCTTATACAGACGGATTACGCAAACGGGCGACGTGACTATTACGAACGGAAAGCGAAGCGCCTTTCACGCGACACGATCCGGAGCCGCGAGGAACTTGTTGCCACGATGCCGGACTCACTCAAATACCGAACGGATGCCGGTCGCGTCGTTCTGGGAGGCGGCGGGATTATTCCCGATCACATTGTACCGCCGGACACCTCGCTGCACCCGTTTATTGGTGATATCATGCGGGGGGGTGTGATGCGAGACTTTGCCCGCGAGTGGGTGGATGGACGAACGAGCGAACTCAGGACCGCCTGGGGGGACCGGCCCGAGGCCTTCGCTCGTGAGTACACGGTTCCGGAGACCGCCTTCCCAGCTCTCGTTCAGTACGCCCGTAGTCGTGGTATTACCGAGACCGTCAATCCTGCACCCGAAGACGATCTCCTCGCCAACGCACCGGTAGGGATGTACGCAGACGCCCTTCTTAAAAGCTATGTCGGGCGACGACTCTTTGGGATGGAAATGTGGATCCGAGTTCGAAACGAGATCGATCCGGTTGTTCATGAGGCCCGGAAGTCGTGGGGCGATGCAGAGCTACTGGCGTCGCGATATCCGGTGAACAGGTAG
- a CDS encoding MotA/TolQ/ExbB proton channel family protein, whose product MVILNKLTVTLLLMLPQQGGGSPINALVERFNEGGGWMWPVLICLIIGLAIAFERIISLNRADINTREFLQRVRVALDEGGIPAAEEECANTRGPVASVFQAGLLRADEGIEAVEKAVVSYGSIEMSFLERGLVWLSLFISVAPMLGFLGTVIGMIQAFDAIENAGDISPRLVAGGIKVALLTTAFGLIVAVILQFFYNYAVSKIDRIVAEMEDASIELIDALVLLREGRKVSGEEKAIPENVGGK is encoded by the coding sequence ATGGTGATTTTGAATAAGTTGACGGTTACGCTCCTTCTGATGCTGCCCCAGCAGGGCGGAGGAAGCCCCATCAATGCTCTCGTAGAGCGTTTCAACGAGGGTGGCGGCTGGATGTGGCCGGTGCTCATCTGCTTGATCATCGGTCTCGCCATCGCGTTTGAGCGTATCATCTCGCTCAACCGCGCGGACATCAACACCCGCGAATTCCTGCAGCGTGTTCGCGTGGCCCTCGACGAAGGCGGCATCCCCGCGGCTGAAGAAGAGTGTGCCAATACCCGCGGCCCCGTCGCGTCCGTCTTCCAGGCTGGACTGCTTCGCGCCGACGAAGGTATCGAAGCTGTCGAGAAAGCCGTCGTATCGTACGGCTCGATCGAAATGAGCTTTCTCGAGCGCGGCCTTGTATGGCTCTCGCTCTTCATTAGCGTCGCCCCGATGCTCGGATTCCTCGGGACGGTGATCGGTATGATCCAGGCGTTCGATGCTATTGAGAACGCGGGTGACATTTCGCCGCGACTCGTTGCCGGCGGTATTAAGGTCGCCCTGCTGACGACCGCCTTCGGTCTGATCGTCGCCGTGATCCTGCAGTTCTTCTACAACTACGCCGTGTCGAAAATCGACCGGATCGTTGCGGAAATGGAAGATGCTTCTATCGAACTCATCGATGCGCTCGTGCTTCTGCGCGAAGGCCGCAAAGTGAGTGGCGAAGAGAAGGCAATTCCGGAAAACGTCGGGGGTAAGTAA
- a CDS encoding ExbD/TolR family protein: MAGLLDKRREGRDDVEIPTASMADIAFLLLIFFLVTTTINVDTGIGMTLPPKLDQEQQPPPVKERNLFKILVNSQGDVLIEGELASLDAIRDRVKEQVLNYGSNPDLSENPSKSVISIKTDAETPYRIYVKALDEVMMGFREIYDSVARSGNAPSGDQVLQQTYSSYQEYRTGLEPEEEDQIREAIPRNISIAEPDLGDQQ, encoded by the coding sequence ATGGCTGGACTGCTTGATAAACGACGCGAGGGCCGAGATGACGTGGAGATTCCAACCGCCTCCATGGCGGATATCGCGTTTCTCCTCCTCATCTTTTTCCTCGTCACGACGACGATCAATGTCGATACCGGCATTGGTATGACCCTCCCTCCGAAGCTTGACCAGGAGCAGCAACCGCCTCCTGTGAAGGAGCGCAACCTGTTCAAGATTCTCGTCAACTCGCAGGGAGATGTGCTCATCGAAGGGGAGCTGGCTTCCCTCGACGCGATTCGGGACCGCGTGAAGGAACAGGTCCTGAACTACGGTAGCAACCCGGATCTTTCCGAGAACCCCTCGAAGTCCGTGATCTCCATCAAAACGGACGCCGAGACGCCGTATCGCATCTACGTGAAAGCCCTCGACGAAGTCATGATGGGCTTTCGGGAGATTTACGATAGCGTCGCTCGAAGCGGTAATGCTCCGAGCGGAGACCAGGTTCTGCAACAGACGTACTCGAGTTACCAGGAGTATCGCACGGGACTCGAACCTGAAGAGGAAGACCAGATCCGCGAAGCCATCCCGCGCAACATCTCGATCGCGGAGCCGGACCTTGGCGACCAGCAGTAG